In Halosegnis marinus, one genomic interval encodes:
- a CDS encoding glutathione S-transferase N-terminal domain-containing protein — protein MTLELYELEGCPYCAKVIDKLDELDLEYESHMVPRSHDERTEVEAVSGQTGVPVLVDPEHGVEGMPESDDIVAYLEETYGAGASA, from the coding sequence ATGACGCTAGAACTGTACGAGCTGGAAGGCTGTCCCTACTGCGCGAAGGTCATCGACAAGCTGGACGAACTCGACCTGGAGTACGAGAGCCACATGGTCCCCCGGTCGCACGACGAGCGCACCGAGGTGGAGGCGGTCAGCGGCCAGACGGGCGTCCCCGTCCTCGTCGACCCCGAGCACGGCGTCGAGGGGATGCCCGAGAGCGACGACATCGTCGCGTACCTGGAGGAGACGTACGGCGCGGGAGCGAGCGCCTGA
- the hemC gene encoding hydroxymethylbilane synthase, whose protein sequence is MDIRLATRGSDLALRQAASVKERLSNRRRSVELVEVETEGDRIEDELIHRLGRTGAFVRALDERVLDGDCDAAVHSMKDMPTEFPEGLVVAGVPDRAAPNDVLVTPDGTALADMPEGATIGTGSLRRRAQLLAEHPGLTVEPVRGNVDTRVEKLLAPHVQDEHERRTEMVENGELERGAVEEWFEGLSEIERRAAERDTDTRYDALVMAEAGLDRAGLLHHLDTESLATDTFVPAPGQGAIAVTAADASVIEAVRDIDHPRTRVETTVERTVLGELNGGCIAPIGVHAVVQGQHVHTVAQVLGPDGEESVRETRDLPVEDHANAAAAFAADLADRGADELVEAARERADE, encoded by the coding sequence ATGGACATACGGCTCGCGACACGCGGCTCCGACCTCGCCCTCCGACAGGCGGCGTCGGTGAAGGAGCGGCTCTCGAACCGCCGCCGCTCCGTCGAACTCGTCGAGGTGGAGACGGAGGGCGACCGCATCGAGGACGAACTCATCCACCGGCTCGGGCGCACCGGGGCGTTCGTCCGCGCGCTGGACGAGCGCGTGCTCGACGGGGACTGCGACGCGGCGGTCCACTCGATGAAGGACATGCCGACGGAGTTCCCCGAGGGGCTCGTCGTCGCCGGCGTGCCGGACCGCGCGGCCCCCAACGACGTGCTCGTGACGCCGGACGGCACGGCGCTCGCGGACATGCCCGAGGGCGCGACGATAGGCACCGGGAGCCTCCGGCGGCGGGCGCAGTTGCTCGCCGAGCACCCGGGGCTGACCGTCGAGCCCGTGCGCGGCAACGTGGACACGCGCGTCGAGAAACTGCTCGCGCCCCACGTCCAGGACGAACACGAGCGCCGGACGGAGATGGTCGAGAACGGCGAACTCGAACGCGGGGCCGTCGAGGAGTGGTTCGAGGGGCTCTCCGAGATCGAGCGCCGCGCGGCCGAGCGCGACACCGACACGCGGTACGACGCGCTGGTGATGGCCGAGGCGGGGCTGGACCGCGCGGGCCTGCTCCACCACCTCGACACCGAGTCGCTCGCGACGGACACCTTCGTCCCCGCCCCGGGACAGGGCGCCATCGCGGTGACGGCCGCGGACGCGTCGGTCATCGAGGCCGTCCGCGACATCGACCACCCGCGGACCCGGGTGGAGACGACCGTCGAGCGGACCGTCCTCGGGGAGCTGAACGGCGGCTGTATCGCCCCCATCGGCGTCCACGCGGTCGTCCAGGGCCAGCACGTTCACACGGTCGCGCAGGTGCTCGGCCCGGACGGCGAGGAGTCCGTCCGCGAGACGCGCGACCTCCCGGTCGAGGACCACGCGAACGCCGCGGCCGCGTTCGCCGCCGACCTCGCCGACCGCGGCGCCGACGAACTGGTCGAGGCGGCGCGCGAGCGGGCCGATGAGTGA